Part of the Acidimicrobiales bacterium genome, ATCTCCACGCCGCCCGGGCGGTGATTCCCCACATGGCGGCCCGAGGGGAGGGATATCTCCTCAACACCGCGTCGGCGGCCGGTCTGCTGTCGCAGTTCGGTTCACTGCACTATGCGTTGACGAAGCACGCCGCCGTGGCGCTCGCGGAGTGGATCGCGATCACCCATGGACATCAGGGCATCGGGGTCTCGGTGCTGTGCCCCCAGGCCGTCGCGACCAACATCGTCCAGAACAGTCCCGATGTCGAGAAGATCGGCGGCCCCGGATCCGACGTGGCCGGAGCCGACGGCACCCTGTCGTCGCACGACGTGGCCCAGACCGTGATCGAGGCGCTTCGCGACGAACGGTTCCACGTGCTTCCACATCCGGAGGTCGCCGAGTACGTGGCCCGCAAGGGCGAAGACGTCGACCGTTGGATCGCCGGCATGCAACGCTGGCAGAGCTCGATGTTCCCGGCCGACGCGCACCCGGCCACCTGGCTGACGGGCCGCGGGACCACCTGAAGATCGAGACC contains:
- a CDS encoding SDR family oxidoreductase — its product is MELEGKIAVVTGGASGIGRALVERFHAEGAAHVVVVDRDGDGARAVAESVRGTGIACDVTDGEAIRSVVETTERDIGPIALFVSNAGYLTVGGLEAPVADLSRMFEVHVLAHLHAARAVIPHMAARGEGYLLNTASAAGLLSQFGSLHYALTKHAAVALAEWIAITHGHQGIGVSVLCPQAVATNIVQNSPDVEKIGGPGSDVAGADGTLSSHDVAQTVIEALRDERFHVLPHPEVAEYVARKGEDVDRWIAGMQRWQSSMFPADAHPATWLTGRGTT